Proteins encoded in a region of the Nonomuraea helvata genome:
- a CDS encoding serine/threonine dehydratase, producing MDYSDVLAAAGRIDGHVLRTPVLEVSAGVFFKLELLQHSGSFKVRGAFNRILSAGALPPSGVIAASGGNHGLAVAHAARSLGVRAEIFVPEVTSPVKVAGLAALGAHVTQTGAIYSEAAEAAAKRAAETGALAVHAYDQAEVVAGQGTTGLEIVEQTGGVDTVVVAVGGGGFAAGITLGTSGAAHEAGSMSGPRIVAVEPERIPTLHEALRAGEPVPVEVSGVAADALGATRLGAIPFEILSSPRVRSVLVSDEAIVEARRTLWARHRLAAEPAGATAYAALLAGAYTPAPGERVAVVLCGSNTDPATLTTA from the coding sequence CACGTGCTCCGCACGCCGGTCCTCGAGGTCTCGGCCGGGGTCTTCTTCAAGCTGGAGCTGCTGCAGCACTCGGGGTCGTTCAAGGTGCGGGGGGCGTTCAACCGCATCCTGTCGGCCGGTGCGCTGCCGCCCAGCGGGGTGATCGCCGCCAGCGGGGGCAACCACGGGCTGGCGGTGGCGCACGCGGCGCGGTCCCTGGGGGTGCGGGCGGAGATCTTCGTGCCCGAGGTGACCAGCCCGGTGAAGGTGGCGGGGCTCGCGGCGCTGGGGGCGCATGTCACGCAGACCGGCGCCATCTACTCCGAGGCCGCCGAGGCCGCCGCCAAGCGCGCCGCCGAGACGGGCGCGCTGGCGGTGCACGCGTACGACCAGGCCGAGGTGGTGGCGGGGCAGGGGACCACGGGGCTGGAGATCGTGGAGCAGACGGGCGGCGTGGACACGGTGGTGGTCGCCGTCGGCGGCGGAGGTTTCGCCGCCGGGATCACCCTGGGCACCTCCGGGGCCGCTCATGAGGCCGGGTCCATGTCCGGGCCGCGGATCGTCGCGGTGGAGCCCGAGCGGATCCCGACCCTGCACGAGGCGCTGCGGGCGGGGGAGCCGGTGCCGGTGGAGGTCAGCGGGGTGGCGGCCGACGCGCTGGGCGCGACCAGGCTCGGCGCCATCCCGTTCGAGATCCTTTCGTCGCCTCGGGTGCGGAGCGTGCTGGTGAGCGACGAGGCGATCGTCGAGGCCCGGCGCACCCTCTGGGCGCGGCACCGGCTGGCGGCGGAGCCCGCCGGCGCGACCGCGTACGCGGCGCTGCTGGCGGGCGCCTACACCCCGGCCCCGGGCGAGCGGGTGGCGGTGGTGCTCTGCGGCTCCAACACCGACCCCGCCACCCTCACGACCGCCTGA